One Vicingus serpentipes DNA window includes the following coding sequences:
- a CDS encoding efflux RND transporter periplasmic adaptor subunit — protein MKKNKLYLILPAIALFAWSCGDEEQVTPKQQSVDVVTETIKYTEMVGEHRFSGIVKADDKLMLSTKIFGQVDVVLVKEGEKISKGQLLIKIKSNDLAAKQNTASSGVQAAKTNMENTIKNYDRIKALLEKGSATQKEMEDMTAAKEAAIAQYKEAQHQLAEINDYLSYANLTSPINGFVAKKMVNVGDMANPGQPILALESMEELKIEADIPAFEIGQFEVNDSIKITVADAGLTEMNGVVERIIPSATFSGQYKAVIALGQQNKSLKPGMFARINLLKNKENKLLIPKSSIINKGQLTGIYTVNQQGEAMLRWIRLGKEYGNNVEVLSGLTINEQIITSSQSKITDGINVKTK, from the coding sequence ATGAAAAAAAATAAGCTATATCTAATCTTACCAGCAATTGCATTATTTGCTTGGTCGTGTGGTGATGAAGAACAAGTAACACCAAAACAACAATCGGTGGATGTTGTAACCGAAACCATAAAATATACCGAAATGGTTGGAGAACATCGTTTTTCGGGCATTGTAAAAGCAGATGATAAATTGATGCTTAGTACAAAAATATTTGGGCAAGTTGATGTTGTTTTGGTAAAAGAGGGTGAAAAAATTAGTAAAGGGCAGTTGTTGATTAAAATTAAAAGCAACGATTTAGCAGCTAAACAAAATACTGCTAGCTCTGGTGTCCAAGCAGCTAAAACAAATATGGAAAATACCATTAAAAACTACGACAGAATTAAAGCATTACTTGAAAAAGGAAGCGCTACTCAAAAAGAGATGGAGGATATGACTGCCGCTAAAGAAGCTGCGATTGCTCAATATAAAGAAGCGCAACATCAATTAGCGGAGATTAATGACTATTTGAGTTATGCTAATCTTACCTCTCCAATTAATGGGTTTGTGGCTAAAAAAATGGTAAATGTTGGTGATATGGCAAATCCAGGACAGCCTATTTTAGCTTTAGAATCTATGGAAGAATTAAAAATTGAAGCAGACATTCCTGCTTTTGAAATAGGTCAGTTTGAAGTAAACGATTCTATTAAAATAACAGTTGCTGATGCTGGTTTAACTGAAATGAACGGTGTGGTAGAACGAATTATTCCTTCAGCTACTTTTTCTGGACAATATAAAGCGGTAATAGCTTTAGGCCAACAAAACAAAAGCTTAAAACCAGGGATGTTTGCCAGAATTAACTTGTTAAAAAACAAAGAGAATAAATTGTTAATCCCTAAAAGTAGCATTATCAATAAAGGGCAGTTAACAGGTATTTACACAGTAAATCAACAAGGAGAGGCAATGTTAAGATGGATAAGGTTAGGAAAAGAATATGGCAACAATGTTGAGGTTTTATCAGGTTTAACCATTAATGAACAAATCATCACATCATCGCAATCAAAAATAACTGACGGAATTAACGTTAAAACGAAATAA
- a CDS encoding YgaP family membrane protein, with protein sequence MKERMIKGIAGTIILIGLALGYFVNEYFYLINAFVGLNLLQTSFTKWCLLGDILGGCGVKD encoded by the coding sequence ATGAAAGAAAGAATGATAAAAGGAATAGCTGGAACTATTATACTAATAGGATTGGCTTTGGGATATTTTGTAAATGAGTATTTTTATTTAATCAATGCATTTGTAGGCCTTAATTTATTACAAACATCATTTACAAAATGGTGTTTATTAGGGGATATTTTAGGTGGTTGTGGTGTGAAAGATTAA
- a CDS encoding amidophosphoribosyltransferase, translating to MSDAIKHECGIAMVRLLKPLDYYIKKYGTATYGLDKMYLMMEKQHNRGQDGAGIANIKFDVEPGQRYISRYRSNADQPIKEIFGKINNKFQEVYDKDPALMKDAEWLKKNVAFTGEVSLGHLRYGTFGGNSIEQCHPFLRQNNWMTKNLVVAGNFNLTNVDELFDILVSIGQHPKEKSDTVTVMEKIGHFLDVENQELFDKYKELGYNHIEISKKIATELDVQKMLVNSALEWDGGYAMAGMLGHGDAFVLRDPSGIRPAFYYQDDEVVVVASERPVIQTAFNVPIETVQEITPGHALIIKKDGDISMKQVRKPLEKTACSFERIYFSRGSDKDIYVERKQLGRNVCDQLLKSIDHDLKNSVFSFIPNTAEVSFYGMMKGLQDELNKIKLRKIKELGENPSDEQLQEILALRNRIEKIAIKDAKLRTFITQDNSRDDLVAHVYDITYGSVYPTDNLVVIDDSIVRGTTLKQSILRILDRLNPKKIVVVSSAPQIRYPDCYGIDMAKLNDFIAFQAAIELLKENGKTQLIQDVYNKCKAQENEPKEQIVNHVKEIYDAFTAEEISKKISQLLTPENINAEVDIVYQTIEGLHDACPNHTGDWYFTGNYPTPGGNKVVNKAFIYYYEGRNERAY from the coding sequence ATGAGCGACGCAATTAAGCACGAATGTGGTATAGCAATGGTAAGATTGTTAAAACCGCTTGATTATTACATTAAAAAATACGGTACAGCAACTTATGGTTTAGATAAGATGTACTTAATGATGGAAAAGCAACACAATCGTGGGCAAGATGGTGCCGGAATTGCTAACATTAAGTTTGATGTAGAACCAGGACAAAGATACATTAGTAGGTATCGTTCGAATGCAGATCAACCGATTAAAGAAATTTTTGGAAAGATAAATAATAAGTTTCAAGAGGTTTATGACAAAGACCCTGCACTGATGAAAGATGCTGAGTGGTTGAAGAAAAATGTAGCTTTTACTGGTGAAGTTTCTTTAGGACATCTTCGCTATGGAACTTTTGGAGGGAATAGTATTGAACAATGCCATCCATTTTTGCGTCAGAATAATTGGATGACAAAAAATTTAGTAGTTGCAGGAAACTTTAATTTAACCAATGTAGATGAGCTTTTTGATATATTAGTTTCAATCGGACAGCATCCTAAAGAAAAATCGGATACGGTTACTGTAATGGAAAAAATTGGTCATTTTTTAGATGTAGAAAACCAAGAGTTGTTTGATAAATACAAAGAATTAGGATACAATCATATAGAAATTTCTAAAAAAATTGCTACCGAATTAGATGTGCAAAAAATGCTAGTTAATTCTGCATTAGAATGGGATGGAGGTTATGCTATGGCTGGAATGTTAGGGCATGGAGATGCTTTTGTGTTGAGAGATCCATCTGGTATACGACCAGCATTTTATTACCAAGATGATGAGGTTGTAGTTGTTGCTTCAGAGCGACCAGTTATTCAAACAGCGTTTAATGTTCCAATTGAAACAGTTCAGGAAATCACTCCAGGTCATGCGTTAATCATTAAAAAAGATGGAGACATCAGCATGAAACAAGTGAGAAAACCACTTGAAAAAACGGCTTGTTCTTTTGAGCGTATTTATTTCTCAAGAGGAAGCGATAAAGATATTTATGTTGAGCGTAAACAACTAGGTAGAAACGTTTGTGATCAACTTTTAAAATCAATTGATCATGACTTAAAAAATTCGGTATTCTCATTTATTCCAAATACCGCAGAAGTTTCATTTTATGGAATGATGAAAGGGCTGCAAGATGAATTGAATAAAATTAAGTTAAGAAAGATAAAAGAATTAGGTGAGAATCCTTCTGATGAACAACTTCAGGAAATTTTAGCACTAAGAAATAGGATAGAAAAAATTGCAATAAAAGACGCTAAACTTAGAACGTTTATAACTCAAGATAATAGTAGAGACGATTTAGTTGCTCATGTTTATGATATTACTTACGGTAGTGTTTACCCAACCGACAACTTGGTTGTAATAGATGATTCTATTGTAAGAGGAACAACTCTTAAGCAAAGTATTTTAAGAATTTTGGACAGACTTAACCCTAAAAAAATTGTAGTAGTTTCTTCTGCACCGCAAATTAGATATCCAGATTGTTATGGTATTGATATGGCTAAATTGAATGATTTTATTGCATTTCAAGCAGCTATTGAGTTGTTAAAAGAAAATGGTAAAACACAATTAATTCAGGATGTTTACAATAAATGTAAAGCTCAAGAAAACGAACCAAAAGAACAGATTGTAAATCATGTTAAGGAAATTTATGACGCTTTCACAGCAGAAGAGATTTCTAAAAAAATATCTCAACTTTTAACACCAGAAAATATTAATGCAGAAGTAGATATTGTTTACCAAACCATAGAAGGATTACATGATGCTTGCCCTAATCATACTGGTGATTGGTATTTTACAGGGAATTATCCAACACCTGGAGGAAATA
- a CDS encoding rhodanese-like domain-containing protein, whose protein sequence is MKKLSLIITVIVLFASLVVNGQVDEKQKSVIYDVNVEQFNKLATSDKGIVLDVRTPGEWEEGVILNATKINYYDSDFADQVDVLDKTIPVFVYCKKGGRSSSAAKILEEKGFTKVFNLKGGITAWKEQGLKIEK, encoded by the coding sequence ATGAAGAAACTATCTTTAATTATTACAGTTATTGTTTTGTTTGCATCACTTGTTGTTAATGGACAGGTAGATGAAAAACAAAAATCAGTTATTTATGATGTGAATGTAGAACAGTTTAATAAATTAGCTACCTCAGATAAAGGAATTGTTTTAGATGTACGAACTCCTGGGGAGTGGGAAGAAGGGGTGATTTTAAATGCTACAAAGATTAATTATTACGATAGTGATTTTGCAGATCAAGTTGATGTTTTAGATAAAACTATTCCTGTTTTTGTTTATTGCAAAAAAGGAGGGAGAAGTTCTAGTGCTGCAAAAATATTAGAAGAAAAAGGCTTTACTAAAGTATTTAATTTAAAAGGTGGTATTACTGCATGGAAAGAGCAGGGTCTTAAAATTGAAAAATAA
- a CDS encoding rhodanese-like domain-containing protein — protein sequence MKKIVIVLSSVLLVSMYACSGNANPEATTEEVVQQAEVIVDVTASQFKDLIASEGTVLDVRTPGEWEEGVIANAEKMNYQADDFSSQVEKLDKTKPVFVYCKRGGRSAGAAQVLKEKGFTKVYNLDGGITAWMDEGNEVVK from the coding sequence ATGAAAAAAATAGTAATTGTATTAAGTAGTGTTTTATTAGTATCAATGTATGCTTGTTCGGGTAATGCTAACCCTGAAGCAACAACAGAAGAAGTTGTTCAACAAGCAGAAGTAATAGTAGATGTGACTGCTAGCCAATTTAAAGATTTGATTGCTTCGGAAGGTACAGTTTTAGATGTAAGAACTCCAGGAGAGTGGGAGGAAGGAGTAATTGCTAATGCCGAAAAAATGAATTATCAAGCGGATGACTTTTCAAGTCAAGTTGAAAAATTAGATAAAACAAAACCAGTTTTTGTGTATTGCAAAAGAGGAGGGAGAAGCGCCGGTGCAGCCCAAGTTTTAAAAGAAAAAGGGTTTACAAAAGTTTATAATCTTGATGGTGGAATTACTGCTTGGATGGATGAAGGCAATGAAGTTGTGAAATAA
- a CDS encoding efflux RND transporter permease subunit, which yields MMSGIAGNIAKQFINSKLTPLLMIVFMAVGIYSALLTPKEEEPQIDVPIADIFFQYPGASATEVESRVVKPIEKILSDIQGVEYVYSQSLEGQAFLVVRYYVGDDIEKSIVKLYNELQKNMDKMPAGVSMPLVKTRAIDDVPALGLTLWSDKYNDFEIKRIAEELTAEIEKVGDVSATKLYGGRSRELQVVLNQEAMSAYHLDPEMVMGSIYVANQQQQSGAFNQNDQEFLVETGKFLKNADDLENLVVGIVNQAPIYLKQIAKVIDGPEIPTEYVTFGLSEQQAEKIEGSTKEFPAVTISVAKRKGADAMQIADKVIDKVEKLKTDLIPSDVHVEVTRNYGETASHKVGELILHLATAILSVAIIVMLSMGWRGGLVVFLSVPITFSLTLFVYYVFGYTLNRITLFALVFVTGIVVDDSIIIAENMHRHFKMKKKPFMQAAIASINEVGNPTILATFTVIASVLPMIAVSGLMGPYMSPMPIGASVAMFVSLIVALTITPWLAYRLLKNDKHEEKEFVLEDTWIYKSYNKLMQPMIEHPKKRWAFIGITSVLLLASMSLVYFKLVAVKMLPFDNKNEFQIVIDMPEGTTLERTAVVTKEIAAYLKKQPEVVNYQSYIGTAAPINFNGLVRHYDMRSDNNMADIQVNLLDKGDRSVQSHDIAKRLRPEVQKIGAKYNANVKVVEVPPGPPVIATVVAEIYGDDIKEQERIALEVKEMLKGINDVVDVDWMTEDDQIEYNFNVDKEKAMLAGISVQKVNSILNTALAGKTVSFLRNEKEVEATPITLRLNEEERSSVEDLKKITILSQSGKMVAIGDIVIVEEKLKDKSIFRKNQKRVVYVTADIAGELESPVYAIMDASEKLKEIKVPEGYELNEYFSGQPFMEQDYSVKWDGEWQITYEVFRDLGSAFAVVLVIIYILIVGWFQDFKAPVVMMVAIPLSLVGVLVGHWMLGAFFTATSMIGVIALAGIMVRNSILLVDFIELRLEEGIPLKQAVIEAGAVRTTPILLTAGTVVIGAFIILFDPIFQGLAISLMGGSITATFLTLIIVPLVYYMTEKHKH from the coding sequence ATTATGAGCGGAATAGCAGGAAATATTGCCAAACAATTCATTAATTCAAAGCTTACGCCTTTGTTAATGATAGTGTTTATGGCTGTAGGAATATATAGTGCTTTACTAACTCCAAAAGAAGAAGAGCCTCAAATTGATGTGCCTATAGCAGATATCTTTTTTCAATATCCGGGAGCAAGTGCAACCGAAGTTGAATCGAGAGTTGTAAAACCAATCGAAAAAATATTGTCTGACATACAAGGGGTTGAATATGTTTATTCTCAATCTTTAGAAGGACAAGCTTTTTTGGTGGTTCGATATTATGTAGGTGATGATATTGAGAAAAGTATTGTAAAATTATACAATGAGCTTCAAAAAAACATGGATAAAATGCCAGCAGGCGTTAGTATGCCTTTAGTTAAAACTAGAGCTATAGATGATGTGCCAGCTTTAGGATTAACCTTGTGGAGTGATAAATATAACGATTTTGAGATTAAAAGAATTGCTGAAGAGTTAACAGCTGAAATAGAAAAAGTAGGAGATGTTAGTGCAACTAAATTGTATGGAGGAAGAAGTAGAGAGTTACAGGTAGTATTAAATCAAGAAGCAATGTCGGCTTATCATCTTGATCCAGAAATGGTGATGGGTTCAATTTATGTCGCAAATCAGCAACAACAATCTGGAGCTTTCAATCAAAATGACCAAGAGTTTTTAGTGGAAACAGGTAAGTTTTTAAAAAATGCTGACGATTTAGAGAATTTGGTTGTTGGAATAGTTAATCAGGCACCAATTTATTTAAAGCAAATTGCTAAAGTTATTGATGGCCCTGAAATACCAACAGAATATGTGACATTTGGATTAAGTGAGCAGCAAGCTGAAAAAATTGAAGGTTCAACTAAAGAGTTTCCAGCAGTTACAATTTCTGTAGCAAAAAGAAAAGGAGCCGATGCTATGCAAATAGCAGATAAAGTAATTGATAAAGTAGAGAAGTTAAAAACAGATTTAATTCCTTCTGATGTGCATGTTGAGGTAACTAGAAATTATGGAGAAACAGCATCGCATAAAGTAGGAGAATTAATTTTACACTTAGCCACGGCAATTTTATCTGTAGCAATAATTGTTATGCTTTCTATGGGTTGGAGAGGTGGACTAGTGGTGTTTTTATCTGTGCCGATTACATTTTCATTAACCTTATTTGTGTATTATGTTTTTGGCTATACGCTAAATAGAATTACCCTTTTTGCATTAGTATTTGTTACGGGTATAGTAGTTGATGACTCTATTATTATTGCTGAAAATATGCACCGCCATTTTAAAATGAAAAAGAAACCTTTTATGCAGGCGGCAATAGCTTCTATTAATGAAGTAGGTAATCCAACAATTTTAGCAACATTTACTGTTATAGCATCTGTTCTACCAATGATAGCAGTGTCTGGTTTAATGGGGCCTTACATGAGTCCGATGCCAATTGGAGCATCTGTTGCTATGTTTGTTTCTTTAATTGTGGCACTTACTATTACTCCTTGGTTGGCTTATCGTTTATTAAAAAACGATAAACATGAGGAAAAAGAGTTTGTGTTAGAAGACACATGGATTTACAAATCATATAACAAATTAATGCAGCCAATGATTGAACATCCCAAAAAAAGATGGGCTTTTATTGGAATTACTTCAGTTTTGTTATTGGCATCAATGTCGTTAGTTTATTTCAAATTGGTAGCGGTAAAAATGTTGCCTTTTGATAATAAAAATGAGTTTCAAATTGTAATAGATATGCCAGAAGGAACTACGCTAGAAAGAACAGCAGTAGTAACTAAAGAAATAGCAGCTTATCTTAAAAAGCAACCTGAAGTTGTTAATTATCAATCATATATTGGAACAGCAGCACCAATTAATTTTAACGGATTAGTTCGTCATTACGATATGCGTAGCGATAATAATATGGCTGACATTCAGGTTAACCTTTTGGATAAAGGAGATAGGAGTGTTCAAAGTCATGATATAGCTAAACGATTAAGGCCAGAAGTTCAAAAAATTGGAGCAAAATACAATGCAAATGTTAAGGTGGTTGAAGTTCCGCCAGGACCTCCAGTTATAGCAACAGTGGTTGCTGAAATTTATGGTGATGACATTAAGGAGCAAGAACGTATTGCTCTTGAAGTCAAAGAAATGTTAAAAGGGATAAACGATGTGGTGGATGTAGATTGGATGACAGAAGACGACCAAATTGAATATAATTTCAATGTAGATAAAGAAAAAGCAATGTTGGCTGGTATTTCAGTTCAGAAAGTAAACAGTATTTTAAATACTGCTTTAGCAGGGAAAACAGTTTCTTTTTTACGCAATGAAAAAGAGGTTGAAGCAACACCAATTACGTTAAGATTAAATGAGGAAGAGCGATCATCTGTAGAGGATTTGAAAAAAATAACAATTCTATCTCAATCAGGAAAAATGGTTGCGATTGGAGATATTGTTATTGTTGAAGAAAAACTAAAAGATAAAAGTATTTTCAGAAAAAATCAGAAACGAGTAGTTTATGTTACAGCTGATATAGCAGGTGAGCTAGAGAGTCCAGTATATGCAATTATGGATGCTTCCGAAAAACTAAAAGAAATTAAAGTTCCTGAAGGCTATGAGTTAAACGAATATTTTTCAGGCCAACCATTTATGGAGCAAGATTATAGTGTGAAGTGGGATGGGGAATGGCAAATTACCTATGAAGTATTTAGAGATTTAGGAAGTGCTTTTGCAGTTGTTTTAGTTATCATTTACATCTTAATTGTAGGTTGGTTTCAAGACTTTAAAGCTCCTGTTGTGATGATGGTTGCAATACCACTTTCGTTGGTTGGAGTTTTGGTAGGTCACTGGATGTTAGGCGCATTTTTTACTGCAACTTCTATGATTGGGGTAATTGCCTTAGCTGGAATTATGGTTCGGAACTCCATACTCTTAGTCGATTTTATTGAGTTAAGATTGGAAGAAGGAATACCATTAAAACAAGCAGTAATTGAAGCAGGAGCAGTTCGTACTACACCAATTTTATTAACTGCAGGAACAGTAGTAATTGGAGCTTTCATTATTCTTTTTGATCCAATTTTTCAAGGGCTAGCCATCTCATTAATGGGAGGGTCGATTACGGCAACCTTTTTAACCTTAATTATAGTGCCTTTAGTGTATTATATGACAGAAAAACATAAACATTAA
- the trxA gene encoding thioredoxin — MSKFNELINSDVPVLVDFFATWCGPCKMMSPILDDVAKQVQGKAKVIKVDVDKNQQAAAAYQVRGVPTLILFKNGKQIWKQSGVVQANELVSLINQHI, encoded by the coding sequence ATGTCAAAATTTAATGAATTAATAAATTCGGATGTTCCAGTTCTAGTAGACTTTTTTGCTACTTGGTGCGGACCATGTAAAATGATGTCGCCCATTTTAGATGATGTGGCTAAGCAAGTACAAGGTAAGGCTAAAGTAATAAAAGTTGATGTTGATAAAAATCAACAAGCCGCTGCTGCTTATCAGGTAAGAGGCGTTCCGACTTTAATCTTATTTAAAAACGGCAAACAAATATGGAAACAATCTGGAGTTGTTCAGGCTAATGAATTAGTAAGTTTAATTAATCAACATATTTAA
- a CDS encoding DUF6132 family protein has protein sequence MKSWFIKKNVPIMLTFVGAILGYCYWYFVGCESGTCAITSIWYRTTIYGAIMGWLVGDMIKDKLKKKSNEN, from the coding sequence ATGAAAAGCTGGTTTATTAAAAAGAATGTTCCTATAATGCTTACCTTTGTTGGAGCTATACTTGGTTACTGTTATTGGTATTTTGTAGGTTGTGAAAGTGGTACTTGTGCAATTACTTCGATATGGTATCGGACAACAATTTACGGAGCTATAATGGGGTGGCTAGTTGGCGATATGATTAAAGATAAACTTAAAAAGAAATCAAATGAAAACTAA
- a CDS encoding Tll0287-like domain-containing protein gives MKTKFFYMLLILGLFACNNVSEQQIGEEVQGIIVKTDKEYLEEGKMIAESTFKVLSSNLQQAMAEGGIENALSYCNVNAMPLTDSLSKHYNVAIKRVSDKARNQLNLASKNEQKIIDNYLASTENRKPVLEQNENGKITFYAPIVAKALCLNCHGIEGEILSSENNEKIKLLYPEDKAIGYSEGDLRGVWSIMFN, from the coding sequence ATGAAAACTAAGTTTTTTTACATGTTACTAATACTAGGGTTGTTTGCTTGTAATAATGTAAGTGAACAACAAATAGGTGAAGAAGTACAAGGAATAATAGTAAAGACTGATAAAGAATATCTTGAAGAAGGTAAAATGATTGCAGAAAGTACATTTAAAGTGTTGAGTTCAAATTTACAACAAGCAATGGCTGAAGGAGGAATAGAAAATGCCTTAAGTTATTGTAATGTAAATGCTATGCCTTTAACTGACTCATTATCTAAACATTATAATGTGGCCATAAAAAGAGTGAGTGATAAAGCTAGAAATCAATTAAACTTAGCCTCTAAGAATGAGCAAAAAATTATTGATAATTATTTAGCTAGCACAGAAAATAGAAAGCCAGTTTTAGAGCAAAATGAAAATGGTAAAATAACTTTTTATGCTCCAATTGTTGCTAAGGCGTTATGTTTAAACTGTCATGGAATAGAGGGCGAAATCTTGTCGTCTGAAAATAATGAAAAAATAAAATTATTGTACCCAGAAGATAAAGCAATAGGATATAGTGAGGGTGATTTAAGAGGTGTCTGGAGTATAATGTTTAACTGA